Below is a window of Chanodichthys erythropterus isolate Z2021 chromosome 19, ASM2448905v1, whole genome shotgun sequence DNA.
ATAATTGTAGCTGGACTCGTAGAGGAAAAGGTATTTGATATAGTGCTGTCATCTGAAAACAGGGAATTTTAAGAGATTAGTGAAATAatattgattatatatatatatataatttttaaaaatatatatacaaatattacaGAAAAAGTAGTACCTGTGCAGTACCCTGAACAAAAGTATAAAGGTAGCCTTACAAGTTCATAGACATAGTAATCGCCGGGGCAAGCTTTGACTCTGATGGGTTTTGATTTGAAATCACAGCAGCCATTCCATGTGTTTCCACAGACCTCCCTGATCACCACTCCTTCCTCTATCTGAGGGTGAGGACCACTGAGCGTCAGACTAATGTCTGCGTTACAGCTGCCTCCTCCAACACAGCTCTCTGGcattctgatgttcattccATTGTAGAAAAGTCTGTACCAGCCATTCCAAGAGAAGTGTTCATCACAAATCCACAATCCACTTTCATTTGTGGCTCTCCAGGGACGATCCAGAGATTTATAGTCGTAACAAGGATCATTACTGGTGTTGTTGAAAGCAACTGTTAAAGAGAAACAGGCTGTTAGTGAAATCATGTTTTATAGTATTGTACAcctacattataaaatattattataaaagtaCATAATGTTGATGCATGTCTAGTCTAACTGGTTAAAATATCCATGATAAACAAAAACTTCAACATTGAATTttcaatacatttatatatgtaCAAGCTGTACCACAGTATTAATCTTTATTGggaataataaatgtaattatacaaaacacacaaattagAAATGTACCTGCACAGTATGTAGGCCTAGGGATTGACACATTGGGTTTGACGAGTTTATAGACGTAAAAATCTCCTGGACAGGCTTTGACTTCAATGGAGGTGGATATATAGGAGCCACATTGGTGGGAGTTCCACCACCAGTACCACAACCACACCGACAAAGTTCCCAAGACGTCACGGGTCACCACCCCATCCTCAAGACTTGGATGAGAACCATTGAGATACAGTCCAACATCACCACCACATCCTGAGAAACTCGCACACCACTCAGACATTTGAGCAGTTTCTCCATTCAAATACAACCGATACCAGCCACTCCATTCAACATAAATGTCATTCTGGCCATAGTAATAGTTACTCTCACGCAAGTCTCTCCATTGATCATCAAGAATATTGTAACCAAAGCATGGGTCAGAGCTGGGAGTTGTGGCTTTTAAGAGAAGAGTGTCAAGAGAAGAAAAGAGACAGCAAAGGAAGGGGGTTTTACTTTACAGATATAGTCACAAAATACAAGCTCTAAGTCTTATTAACTGTAATTGTGTTTGCCTTTCTCTTCTGCTAAATTCCCCATGTTTATATGCCACTCAGGTCacagtgaaataaaatgaatgtgaatgtgcaaataaaaaaagattcagAAGATTCGGTGATCACATTGGCATTAAGGTCTGAGCACACAAAACTGGTGAAAACTGAGTCTTTTATTTTCTGaaagtagaaaataatttaaagctAAATGTCACAATGttaaagtttttaatttttttcagtaatTAGTTGTTTAAGACTGTTAAAAAGGCTTCCTTTTGTTATGATTTCCTTAATAAAGTTTCCATAATCATTATGTAAACTTTATTAAGGAAATCATAACAAAAGGAAGCCTTTTTAACAGTCTTAAACAACTAattactgaaaaaaattaaaaactttaaCATTGTGACATGTTACTTTTTAAGGGTCATTAAATGTGTGGATGGTGGTTTGCACATttcacattgttttttttttaggtttttttttgggggggggggataATCAAACCACTTGCATTATACAGATCTGCTTATACATTAAATCAAAAAATGGGTCAGTACAGGACAACTTGCAATGGTCTGTGGCATGATGAACACTGGATAATTAAGATATAAACATATACACAGGTGAATGCAGATATGTTTACCTGCACAGTAGACCCCATGGCAGAAATTTGGGCTAACAAACTCATAGACATAGTAATTTCCTGGGCAGGCTTTAACTTTAATGGGATTAGATTGGAAAAAGCAGCAGTCATTGTTCCAGTGACCGCAGACCCCTCGGGTGACCACTCCATCCTCGACTCGTGGATGTGAACCATTCAGCCACAGTGGGGCATGAGTACTACACCTAAACCGATCAACACATGTGTCTGGCATCTGACCGCTCTGGCCAGCAATGAAGAGACGATACCAGCCGTCCCAGTTGACAGAAGCATCACACATTATAGAGGAGGAATGTTGAGTGTTAGTGGATCGCCAAGGATTATCCAGCACAGTGTAGTTGTAGCAAGGGTCAAAAGGAATAGCCTCTGTTGTGGAAACATTAAGAATATAAAGGTTAAACTTTAATTCAACAGCcaactttagacattctactaactacaagtaactttgtaactacatgtcaactaccagTACAGTATagactgtatttttaatatctGCCATCACTTTATATATTGTCTGCTGGgagaccatcaaaataaaatgtaaccttAATTTACCTACAAGTGGAACTTTTTCTCTACTTACATTATCTAGTTGAGCTCCCCAGGACAATTTGAATTTAAACATAGCCAAAAACAATTTGTAAACTAGAGCATCTCCtttcataacaaaacattactgGAGCATAGCTATATATGTATAAACCCcgaaaataaatgtaatgaaaaaggtgtacataaaatatttctaaaatgTTAGTAAAAACTTTACCTGGGGTTGTAACATGCTCAGTAATGGATTCTGTGGGTGAAATTGTCACTGTGGTTTTAGATGTTGTTGTAGATGCAGACGGTGTGTTGAGGTTTGTAACATCTGttataagtaaaaaataatattttttaattaaatgtcaaTAGTTTCCAAATGACCAATCCATATCAGGAAATCTACCTGCACAGTAAGATGCACACAATAGTGGCTTGACAAACTCATACACATAATAGTTTCCTGGACAGGCTTTGACTTGTATGGGATGAGATCTGTAACCACAGCAGTCACTCCAAGTGGAACTGCACACTTGCCGGGTGACCACTCCATCTTCTGGCTGTGGGTGAGGACCGTTGAGCCACAGTGGGTTAGAAGTGCCACACATGCTGCTATTAACACATGACTCTGGCATCTGGACGCTCTGACCGTTGTAGAACAGCCTGTACCAGCCATTCCAGTTGACATTATAATCGCACATATAATTGATGTAATTGAAAGAAGTGTTGGTGGCTCTCCAAGGCTCATCCAGACTGGTGTAGTTGTAGCAGGGATCAGTATTTGGAGTTTTGAATGAAACTAAAATGGAAATACAAATAGTGAATTACATGTATTGtggattaaataaatataagatatAATGATTAAACCCATTTATCATTTACATGTCTGCCTATTGTGATTTATGAAAGGTGACTATAATTCATGATATTTAAGTTATGAAAAAGAATCACTGTACCTGCACAATATACAGGCACTGGGATCGATGGCTTTGGCTTTATTAGTTTGTACACATAGTAATTTCCAGAACAAGCTTTGACTTGGATTGGGTCAGATCTGTAGGAACTGCACTGGCCATTAACAGAGCCGTAGACGTCACGAGAAACAACTCCATCCTCTAGCTGAGGATGAGAGCCATCGAGCCACAGAGAGCTAAAACCTCCACATGACATTGAACTGAAACACCACTCAGGCATCTGAGCACTCGATCCATTAATGAAGAGACGATACCAGCCATCCCATTCAACTAGAGTGTCATCATGTCCAGATATATATCCATACATATACCAGTAATTGAGTGTGTTTCTCCAGTAGTTGTCGAGAATGTTGTAGCTGTAGCATGGGTCATAATCTGAGTTTATGGCAGGTGTTAAgaaccaaaagaaaaaaaaaagttatatttcaaCAAGAATGGAATAAGCAATCTATGCTTCTTTGTTTTACATCTTTGTCTCAAACGCcccaatatatttatatataattaaccaatatataatttataatcgTGTCAGGGTATCTCTCCTAaaccaccaccagtgtgcagcatccacttaGACAAACGGTGAACAGTGCCAGtgcgctcaccacacaccagctgtagGTGGAGAAGTGAGAGAGTGATAGAGCCAATTCAGAGGATGGGGATTATTAAGAGGCCATGATTGGTAAAGGCCAATGGAGGGATTTTGGCCAGGACActggggttacacccctactctttaccAGATgtgccatgggatttttaatgaccacagagagtcaggtcCTCGTTCTTGGCCAACATAGCCTTCAATGTGGACCTTCATTCTCACAGGTAAAAACTAAGTAAttcattattcactgaaaacATACCACTACACCCTACaaagcaaaatctccagagttaaatcatctctgctcagagtacatatggtccctctcttaatagtgttaaaataacagtgaAGCAGAGTTatagttaatgagataattaagtgattaattaagtgatgattgtgcattagtgatgaacacctgctgttaacaagcagaatcaatgaagagaaacacaagaactacaactgacttcagttacagccttattaattgctttattatctcattaactttaactctgcttcagtgttattttaacactatatagagggaccatatgtactctgagcagagttgatttaactctggggatttcactgtgtaaacatttaaatcgcaAAGGCAGTCATTGTAGTACATATCACTTAATGCCTTGAAGAATATGCTTTCTTttgtttcatgaccctttaagcaGGGCATGTTTTCACAGTAAAAACTTACTTAAGGTAATGCTGAATCCAGGAATGGTAGCCGGACTTGTAGTAGGAACCAGAGATATTGTGCTGGcatctaaaatgttttaaatgaaatttaaaaacaccataataataataataataataaatgtgtatatgtgtgtgtgtgtgtgtgtgtgtgtgtgtgtgtgtgtgtgtgtgtgtgtgtgtgtgtgtgtgtgtgtgtgtgtgtgtgtgtgtgtggatattACCTGTACAATATCCTGAGCACCGGTATTTTGTATTGACACGTTCATAGACATAGTAATCGCCGGGGCAAGCTTTGACTCTGATGGGTTTTGATTTGAAATCACAGCAGCCATTCCATGTGTTTCCACAGACCTCCCTGATCACCACTCCTTCCTCTATCTGAGGGTGAGGACCACTGAGCGTCAGACTGATGTCTGCGTTACAGCTGCCTCCTCCAACACAGCTCTCTGGcattctgatgttcattccATTGTAGAAAAGTCTGTACCAGCCATTCCAAGAGAAGTGTTCATCACAAATCCACAATCCACTTTCATTTGTGGCTCTCCAGGGACGATCCAGAGATTTATAGTCGTAACAAGGATCATCGATGATGCTGTTGAAAGCAActgttaaagaaaaaaaaggttgttACAGACATCATTTTTGAAACGTTAAAACTGCTGACGTTTCATGGCTTTGCTTCTTTATTCTAACTGGTAAAACAACAAagattatgtatattaatattaatcttTTATAATCTTTTATAGATAGAAGAATCATACAAAACACACAAGCACCTGTACAGTACATAGGCCGAGGAATTGACACATCGGGTTTGACAAGTTTGTAGACGTAATAATCTCCTGCACAGGCTTTGACTTGGATGGAGGTGGATCTATAGTAGTCACATTGGTGGGAACCCCCCCACCACGGACTTCCCAAGACTTCACGGGTCACCACCCCATCCTCAAGTCGTGGATGAGAACCATTGAGATACAGTCCAACATCACCACCACATCCTGAGAAACTCACACA
It encodes the following:
- the LOC137008274 gene encoding uncharacterized protein, which gives rise to MGNLAEEKATTPSSDPCFGYNILDDQWRDLRESNYYYGQNDIYVEWSGWYRLYLNGETAQMSEWCASFSGCGGDVGLYLNGSHPSLEDGVVTRDVLGTLSVWLWYWWWNSHQCGSYISTSIEVKACPGDFYVYKLVKPNVSIPRPTYCAVAFNNTSNDPCYDYKSLDRPWRATNESGLWICDEHFSWNGWYRLFYNGMNIRMPESCVGGGSCNADISLTLSGPHPQIEEGVVIREVCGNTWNGCCDFKSKPIRVKACPGDYYVYELVRLPLYFCSGYCTDDSTISNTFSSTSPATIIGSSMTVNHDPCYTYNILDNYWRSTFNYRFQYGHDDTLVEWDGWYRFFINGLSAQMPEWCFSYMSCGGYSSLWLNGSHPQLEDGVVTRDVYGSVNDQCSSYRSDPIQVKACPGNYYVYKMKRPTPSIPAPAYCAVVFNTPSADPCYNYNSLDEPRRATITPYYDKYYYYGICDYNVNWNGWYRLFYNGQSVQMPESCVGNGMCGTSNPLWLNGPHPQPEDGVVTRQVCSSTWSDCCGYRSHPIQVKACPGNYYVYEFVRPPFCSAYCAGNFIK